In a genomic window of Candidatus Sericytochromatia bacterium:
- the rpsG gene encoding 30S ribosomal protein S7, with protein MSRRGRIAKRPPTPDPVFSNVLVTRFINTMMIQGKKSLAERIFYTALDNAAARAGKEPLETFQKAVHNVRPLIEVKPRRVGGATYQVPVEVKADRGTALAIRWLIANARKRTGKSMIEKLAGEFNDAATGVGASVKKKEDTHKMAEANKAFAHYRW; from the coding sequence ATGTCCCGTCGTGGTCGCATCGCGAAGCGTCCCCCTACCCCCGATCCTGTGTTCTCCAACGTGCTGGTGACCCGATTCATCAACACGATGATGATCCAGGGCAAGAAGAGCCTGGCCGAGCGCATCTTCTACACTGCGCTGGATAACGCCGCTGCCCGGGCGGGCAAGGAGCCGCTGGAAACGTTCCAGAAGGCGGTTCACAACGTTCGCCCTCTGATTGAAGTCAAGCCGCGTCGCGTTGGTGGCGCTACCTATCAGGTGCCCGTCGAAGTCAAGGCTGACCGTGGCACGGCGCTTGCCATTCGCTGGTTGATTGCCAATGCCCGCAAGCGCACGGGTAAATCCATGATCGAGAAGCTGGCGGGCGAATTCAATGATGCCGCCACCGGTGTGGGCGCTTCCGTCAAGAAGAAGGAAGATACCCACAAGATGGCTGAGGCGAACAAGGCCTTCGCGCACTACCGCTGGTAG